One Miscanthus floridulus cultivar M001 chromosome 11, ASM1932011v1, whole genome shotgun sequence DNA window includes the following coding sequences:
- the LOC136491500 gene encoding uncharacterized protein, with protein MASPELAAGDGSYDFHLRSLSAASRDSAAAADPASDPNLLQSVRRVCEMCRTAKEAKDEMVARAFPVMSKLFQRCAAAPTQAVASTGVLLLTILRFFLDFGEAVLHDADGSLKTFFRSCLSREFADPIVAERTVEFLVTNKTKILSSFPNLIPQFYPLLLKLIASNGERLENKFSEVLPLMMSAGSFLPLFLSLMDLPMLVVALEKVERSSGTLIGSSIATIQKSAAPEMLLALMDEAYTGSAIEEPSGNSGSDDSGPLDLADPMFLDLLKDENDGIAAKHWISPTISSTLQAAFNSPQSDRLKQSLEMAPRFLTLYFATALRDVNDSLLCALIPVVMSRYAAMFPDKVFSFKVRKRLSDFILAAFQRSPDIIAVLKKPITDRLGEAHDNPAKTELALHLCWAIGEHGAGGIDRKDVARELFENLELLLYENLATSRVVLNQEPGSDSMGASSRKSSQARLLCFVVTAIAKLATCHSELLPRARVSLGKVARSPTSDRRVCQRACDYLGLMNEPAICLSVLGPSTAQGNGPGIVNWSEGGTKMVAHVPFYLLAEQKGPPFHDFSFTDLLPTE; from the exons atggcTTCGCCGGAGCTCGCCGCCGGCGACGGCAGCTACGACTTCCACCTCCGCTCGCTCTCCGCGGCCTCACGGGACTCCGCTGCTGCCGCCGACCCCGCCTCCGACCCCAACCTCCTCCAATCT GTGAGGAGGGTGTGCGAGATGTGCCGAACGGCGAAGGAGGCGAAGGACGAGATGGTGGCGCGGGCGTTCCCGGTGATGAGCAAGCTATTTCAGCGATGCGCCGCCGCTCCGACGCAggccgtggcctccaccggcgtgCTGCTTCTA ACCATTCTGCGATTCTTCTTGGATTTTGGGGAGGCGGTCTTGCACGATGCTGATGGTAGCTTGAAAACCTTCTTCCGCTCTTGCTTAAGTAG GGAGTTTGCAGATCCTATTGTTGCAGAGCGCACGGTTGAATTCCTTGTAACAAACAAGACAAAGATCCTTAGCTCCTTTCCCAATTTGATTCCACAG TTCTATCCTTTGCTGTTAAAGCTTATTGCATCAAATGGTGAGAG ACTGGAGAATAAGTTTTCGGAAGTACTTCCGTTAATGATGTCAGCAGGATCTTTTCTTCCTCTCTTCCTATCCCTTATGGATTTGCCAA TGTTGGTGGTGGCATTGGAAAAGGTGGAAAGAAGTTCTGGAACTCTTATTGGCAGTAGTATAGCTACAATCCAGAAGAGCGCTGCTCCTGAG ATGCTTCTTGCACTGATGGACGAGGCATATACTGGTTCTGCAATTGAAGAACCTAGTGGTAATTCAGGCTCTGATGATAGTGGTCCCCTAGACCTTGCTGACCCAATGTTCTTAGACCTTCTAAAAGATGAGAATGATGGCATTGCT GCAAAACATTGGATATCCCCTACGATATCTTCAACATTACAAGCAGCATTTAACAGCCCACAGTCGGATAGATTGAAACAGTCACTGGAAATGGCACCTCGCTTTCTTACTTTGTATTTCGCAACAGCGTTGCGGGATGTTAATGACT CACTGTTGTGTGCTCTTATTCCAGTAGTTATGTCAAGATATGCTGCAATGTTCCCAGACAAGGTTTTCTCTTTCAAG GTGAGGAAAAGGCTTTCAGACTTCATTTTGGCTGCATTCCAGCGGTCTCCCGACATCATTGCAGTACTGAAG AAACCTATTACTGACAGACTTGGTGAGGCTCATGATAATCCTGCTAAG ACAGAGTTAGCATTGCACTTGTGCTGGGCCATTGGTGAGCATGGAGCTGGAGGGATAGATCGCAAAGATGTAGCTCGTGAGCTATTTGAAAATTTGGAATTATTATTGTATGAAAACCTGGCAACTAG CCGTGTGGTATTAAACCAGGAGCCAGGATCTGATTCCATGGGTGCATCATCTAGAAAGTCATCCCAAGCCAGGCTTCTCTGCTTTGTGGTGACTGCCATTGCAAAACTAGCAACATGCCATAGTGAGTTGCTTCCGAGAGCACGGGTGTCATTGGGCAAG GTCGCTCGTTCCCCAACCTCAGACAGGAGAGTCTGCCAACGGGCCTGTGACTATTTAGGGCTCATGAATGAACCAGCCATCTGTTTATCTGTACTGGGACCGTCCACTGCCCAAGGAAATGGTCCTGGTATTGTGAATTGGAGTGAAGGAGGAACAAAGATGGTAGCTCACGTTCCTTTTTACCTTTTAGCTGAGCAAAAAG GTCCACCGTTTCATGATTTTTCATTTACCGACCTCCTCCCAACAGAATGA
- the LOC136491499 gene encoding homeobox-leucine zipper protein ROC2-like codes for MMIPARHMPPMIVRNSAAAYGSSSALSLGQPNLLDSQLQQALQQQHLLDQIPATTAESGDNMGHGGSGGGGRGSDPLGDEFESKSGSENVDGVSVDDQDPNQRPSKKKRYHRHTQHQIQEMEAFFKECPHPDDKQRKELSRELGLEPLQVKFWFQNKRTQMKNQHERQENSQLRAENEKLRAENMRYKEALSSASCPNCGGPAALGEMSFDEHHLRVENARLREEIDRISAIAAKYVGKPMVSFPVLSSPLAGARPSPLDIGGAVGGAAAYGAADIFDGGVAAGAAGDLLRGAVQSDADKPMIVELAVTAMEELVRMAQLDEPLWNAPALDGSAETLNEEEYARMFPGGLGLKQYGFRSEASRDSSVVIMTHANLVEILMDVNQYVTVFSSIVSRAATLEVLSTGVAGNYNGALQVMSVEFQVPSPLVPTRESYFVRYCKQNADGSWAVVDVSLDSLRPSSVLKCRRRPSGCLIQEMPNGYSKVTWVEHVEVDDRSVHSIYKLLVNAGLAFGARRWVGTLDRQCERLASVMASNIPTSDIGVITSTEGRKSMLKLAERMVTSFCGGVTASAAHQWTTLSGSGAEDVRVMTRKSVDDPGRPPGIVLNAATSFWLPVPPKRVFDFLRDESSRSEWDILSNGGVVQEMAHIANGRDHGNCVSLLRVNSTNSNQSNMLILQESCTDTSGSYVIYAPVDVVAMNVVLNGGDPDYVALLPSGFAILPDGPAGSNMQGDGGVGSGGSLLTVAFQILVDSVPTAKLSLGSVATVNSLIACTVERIKAAVSGESNPQQ; via the exons ATGATGATCCCGGCGAGGCACATGCCGCCGATGATCGTCCGGAACAGCGCCGCGGCGTACGGGTCCTCGTCGGCACTGTCGCTCGGCCAG CCGAACCTGCTGGACAGCCAGCTCCAGCAGGCGCTGCAGCAGCAGCACCTGCTGGATCAGATCCCCGCGACGACGGCGGAGAGCGGCGACAACATGGGGcacggtggcagcggcggcggcggccgggggtCCGACCCGCTGGGCGACGAGTTCGAGAGCAAGTCCGGCAGCGAGAACGTGGACGGCGTCTCCGTGGACGACCAGGACCCCAACCAGCGGCCCAGCAAGAAGAAGCGCTACCACCGCCACACCCAGCATCAGATCCAGGAGATGGAAGC TTTCTTCAAGGAATGCCCGCACCCGGACGACAAGCAGCGCAAAGAGCTGAGCCGCGAGCTGGGGCTGGAGCCCCTCCAGGTCAAGTTCTGGTTCCAGAACAAGCGCACGCAAATGAAG AACCAGCACGAGCGGCAGGAGAACTCGCAGCTGAGGGCGGAGAACGAGAAGCTGCGCGCCGAGAACATGCGGTACAAGGAGGCCCTCAGCAGCGCGTCCTGCCCCAACTGCGGCGGCCCTGCCGCGCTCGGCGAGATGTCCTTCGACGAGCACCACCTCCGCGTCGAGAATGCGCGCCTCCGGGAGGAGATCGACAGGATCTCCGCCATCGCCGCCAAGTACGTGGGCAAGCCCATGGTGTCCTTCCCCGTGCTGTCCAGCCCGCTCGCCGGGGCACGTCCGTCGCCGCTGGACATCGGCGGCGCCGTGGGGGGTGCCGCTGCGTATGGCGCTGCCGATATCTTCGATGGCGGTGTCGCTGCTGGTGCGGCCGGGGACCTGCTGAGGGGCGCCGTGCAGTCGGACGCCGACAAGCCTATGATTGTTGAGCTGGCCGTCACGGCCATGGAGGAGCTGGTCCGGATGGCGCAGCTGGACGAGCCGCTGTGGAACGCGCCAGCCCTCGATGGATCTGCTGAGACGCTGAACGAGGAGGAGTACGCACGCATGTTCCCTGGCGGGCTCGGCCTAAAGCAGTATGGGTTCAGGTCGGAGGCATCACGCGACAGCTCCGTCGTCATCATGACCCATGCCAACCTCGTCGAGATCCTCATGGACGTG AATCAGTATGTGACGGTGTTCTCGAGCATTGTGTCGAGAGCCGCGACGCTGGAGGTGCTATCCACTGGCGTGGCTGGGAACTACAATGGTGCATTGCAAGTG ATGTCAGTTGAGTTTCAGGTGCCTTCCCCACTGGTGCCGACCAGGGAAAGCTATTTCGTGAGATACTGCAAGCAGAACGCTGATGGATCATGGGCCGTTGTCGACGTCTCACTGGACAGCCTGCGCCCCAGCTCAGTCCTCAAGTGCCGGCGCCGGCCGTCAGGATGTCTGATCCAGGAAATGCCCAATGGCTACTCAAAG GTGACCTGGGTGGAGCACGTCGAGGTGGACGACAGGTCGGTGCACAGCATCTACAAACTGCTGGTGAACGCTGGGCTCGCCTTCGGTGCACGCCGGTGGGTTGGAACGCTGGATCGCCAGTGCGAACGCCTTGCCAGTGTCATGGCTAGCAACATTCCAACCAGTGACATCGGTG TGATCACTAGCACGGAGGGGCGGAAGAGTATGCTGAAGCTGGCTGAGAGGATGGTGACGAGCTTCTGTGGTGGAGTGACGGCCTCGGCTGCACACCAGTGGACAACGCTGTCAGGCAGTGGTGCTGAGGACGTCCGTGTCATGACCAGGAAGAGCGTCGACGACCCTGGCAGGCCACCGGGCATAGTCCTCAATGCTGCCACCTCTTTCTGGCTCCCAGTCCCGCCCAAGCGTGTCTTCGACTTCCTTCGTGATGAAAGCTCTCGCAGCGAG TGGGACATCCTCTCCAATGGCGGCGTCGTTCAAGAAATGGCTCACATTGCCAATGGCCGTGACCATGGCAACTGCGTCTCGCTTCTTCGTGTCAAT AGCACGAACTCGAACCAAAGCAACATGCTGATCCTGCAAGAGAGCTGCACTGACACATCAGGCTCGTACGTCATCTATGCGCCAGTGGACGTGGTCGCCATGAACGTTGTCCTCAATGGTGGTGACCCTGACTATGTGGCGCTCCTACCCTCTGGCTTTGCCATCCTGCCTGACGGCCCGGCAGGCAGCAACATGCAAGGCGATGGTGGCGTCGGCTCAGGTGGATCACTCCTGACGGTGGCGTTCCAGATACTGGTCGACTCCGTCCCCACAGCCAAGCTCTCCCTGGGGTCGGTGGCGACAGTGAACAGCCTCATCGCCTGCACCGTGGAGCGCATCAAGGCGGCGGTCTCCGGCGAGAGCAATCCCCAGCAGTAG